A segment of the Micromonospora sediminicola genome:
AGCAGCGCCACCGGCCCGAACAGCAGGTCCCGGTCGGCGGCGGCGTGCCCGGCGATCGCGTCGAACAGCGGCTCGGCGGCCGGCCCGGCGAACTCGGTCAGCCCGAACAGCTGGCACCGCCGGCCGAGCTTCGCGTCCAGGTCCGCGTCGGTGTGCAGGGTGGTGCGGGCGACCACCGTGCCGGTGGCGTCGCGCAACACGTACATCGGCACGCCGTCGCGCCACCAGCGGCGGATCTGCTGGCGCGGGGTCGGCACGTAGCGGGGCTCGCCCGCGTACAGCCGGTCGGTCAGGGCGACGAAGTCCCGCAGGCCACGCCGGTCGGTGACCCGCGCGAACCGGTGGCCGCTCACCGGCGTACCGCCGGCCCGGTCGTCTCCGCGCCCAGCGGCGTGAAGGTGTCGATGTGGCCCATCGCGCCGTCCTCGGCCCGCCACGCCCCGTTGGAGTAGCCGTCCGGGGAGGCGGTGTAGAGCCGGATGAACCCGGCGGTCGCGTTGCGGGTGCCGTCGGTCAGCCACGTCATCAGCCGCCGGTGGTGGCGGGTGCGGGCGAAGCGCAGCATCGCGTCCCGGTCGGTGAAGAACGCGATCGTGCCGAGCGTGAGCGGGAACTGCCAGTAGACGGTGTGCCAGCAGTAGCCGGACATCCGGCGCATGTCCCTAACCATCCGGAACCAGTCGGGGGCCAGCCGCAGCAGCACCAGCGGGTTCGCGTAGCGGGTGCCGCCGATGAACATCGCGCCGGCGCGGGCCTGCGCCGGGGCGCGGGAGAAGTCACGGGTACGCACGGGTCACCTCACCAGGTAGGCGTTCTTGAGCTTCTGCTGGCCGGCGAACGGGCCGTGGTCCGCCTCGTGCAACTCCACCCGCAGGTCCCCGGCGGCCGGATCCTCCACCAGGGACTGGGCGAAGTCCCGCGACACCGAGGCCAGGTGTCGGCGTACCCCGTCGCGGCACGCGTCGGCGAGCGCGGCGCGCTGCGCGGCGGCCAGCGGGCGGCGCAGCTCGACGTGGATCACCGGCCGGGTCTCCAGCGCCGCGTCCTCGTGCAACGCCAGGCAGAACCGGCTGATCTGGGCGGCGTGCGGGTTGCCGGTGTACAGGCCGTACTCGACGTCCTGCGGGTAGAGGTTCGCGCCCAGGTAGGACACCGTGGAGTCGGCGCGGCCGAACAGCAGCAGCACCGGCAGCGTCATCCGTTCCTCGGCCACCGCGGTGCGGAACTCGGCCCGGCGCACCGGGTCGGCCGCCGCCAGCTCGACGATCCGCCGGTACGGCACCAGCAGCGCCTCGTCGCCCACGTTGTAGCGCAGCCGGGGCTGGAGCACGTGCGGGCCGGTCACGGTGCAGACCAGCTCCCGCCGCTCGTTGGTCTCCAGCCAGGTGGCGAACGGGTTGTACTGGAACACCATCGGCAGCCGCTGCTCCCCGGGGCCGAGCAACTCCGCGCGCAGCGCGGCGTCGGTGCGCAGGCGCCGTCGCAGCCAGACCGTGAACCGGGTCTCCGCGCCGATGCCGATGGTCAGGTCCGACGCGCCGTACGCCGAGCGCACCCGCACGAACCGCTGCTCCAGGTAGTCGCGCAGCGCCTCGGTCATCCCCTCCCCGCCGCAGCTGCCGAAGATCCGGTACCGCGACCAGGGGAAGTCCTCGGCGTCCAGCCGGTCCCGCAGGTGCTTGAGGAACGGCGGGTACGCGGTGACCAGGTAGTCGAAGTCCGGGCCGAACTCCCGCAGCGTGTCGACGATCTTCCCGAGGTCCGGGCCGGTGTTCTTCACCACCGCGATCCGGGCCATCGCCGCGCCGGTCGTGGTCCCGGTCGCCCAGGCCCCCATCGAGTACGCGTTGATCACGAACGGTCGGCGCATCGGGAACGCCAGCCCGGTGTAGCCGGCGATGTCCCGGTGCACCGCCCGCAGCTCCCGCTCGCCGCGCGGCCAGTTGAACGGCCGCCCCGACGACCCGGCCGACTCGTCGACCACCACCCCCTGTCGCGGCAGTCGCCCCCGCCAGCACCGCGCGGCGGCGGCGTGCGCCACCACGTACCCGAGCTTGTCGGTCTCCGGGAAATCCCGCAGCCGGCGGCGGACGCCGGCCGGGCGGGCCCGCAGGAACGCCCGGTAGGCCGGCACCCGCCGGGCCGCCCGCACACAGGTCGCCCGCGCGTTCGCCTCGGCGAGCCCGTCGAGCAGCGGGTGGTGGTGCCGGGCCAGCCACCGCCAGCCCGCCGGACGGCGGCCGACGAGCCGGACCAGCGCCGCGACCACCCGGGCCACGAGCGACAGCGCGGCCACGGCGGGCATCGGCGTCTCGACGGTACGCAGGACGGCGGGTCGGTGCAGCGTCTCGGCCATGCCCAGCATCCTGTCGACGCCGCGTCGCCGGCGCCTGAGCCGTGCGACGGTGATCGTGCTGAGTACCCGTACCCAGCCGCCGGTCAGGTCGTCGGCGCGCCGTCGCGCCGCACCGGCGCGCCGAGCAGCTCATGCAGGTCGGCCTCGACGAGCGCGAGCAGATCCGCGCCGAAGGCGGTGTCGGGCGTCGCCGGCATCCGGCGCGCCACCCCGGCCAGGAGGTCGGCCACCTGCACCCGCGGGTCGTCCCGGGAGTCGGTCGTCACCAGGCCCGCCAGCGGCGACTCCTCGACCGGTCGTCCGGTGCCGTCGGCGAGGGCCCGCTGGAGGCGGCGCAGGCGGTCGGCGGTGAGCGCGCTCTGCTCGTCGTGGACCACCAGCACCCGCCGGCCGCCGCCGCTCCAGGACAGCACGGTCTCGGCCAGCGCCGGCAGCAGCGGTTCCAGCGGTGGCGGGATCGACCGGTCGTCGTCGTAGAGGCGGGCCTGGACGGCGGCCACCCGGGCCCGGTCGAGCCCGGTGAGGACGGCGTCGGCGGGCGCGTGCCGGGCCAGCGCGTCCCGCGCCCGCAGGAACCGGTCCACGCTGCCGTCGCCGGCCCGGTCCCGCCGCTTGGTCCGGAGCATGTCGACGAACGCGGCGAGGAAGGCGGTCCAGTCGGCGCCGGCCGCGTGTCCGGCGCGGTGCAGGGCGAGGGCGGCTTCCCGGCCCGCCGGGGCGAGGCGGGTGCCGGCCGCGTAGGACGGCTCGGCCAGCAGCAGGTCGACGACCCGGGTCGCCAGGAAGACCTGCTTGTCGACCAGGTGCACGTGCGCCCGCCCGCGCAGCGCCGCCAGGAACCAGTCCCGCGCCTCGACGGACTCCGGACGGCGGAGGAACTGCCGGGACTTGACCTCGTGCGGGGAGAACCGGAACCCGGCACGCAGGGACGTGAGCAGTGCGGTCGCCTCGACGGCGGTCAGGTCGACGCTCGCGTGGGCGATCACCGGGGTGGCGGGGTCGAGCAGGTTGGTGCCGGAGAACCCGGACTCGTCGCAGGCGATCTCCACCACGGGACCGGCGGGGGCGTCGGCCGGCGGCAGCCCACCCTGCAGCGGCAGCCTCGTCCCGGGTCCCACCCGCCCATGCTCGCCCACGCGCCCCGGATCGGTCCAGGGGATTGCCGCCCGTCCCGGGACACGACGGCCGGAACCGGGCGACGCGTTCGTGATCACACTCACCGCGTCGCGGACGTGGCCGCAACCGTTGAACGGGTACGACAGGTAACCATGACGTCGTCTACCGAGGTGCTCATGACCCACGTGCCCGGCCCCGTCGACCCGGCCCGCCTCCGGGAGGTGCTGGACGGGCCGTGGGCGGCGGTCCGCGACGCGCACCGGACGCAGCTCGACGAGCGCTTCCTCCCGGTGTACGGGGAGACCGGCGACGAGGCACGCGCGCGGATCACCCGGTTGCTCGCCGAGCTGCCGACCGGGATGGGCATGCCGTCGGCCTTCCCCGCCGAGTACGGCGGCCGGTCCGACATCGGCGGCTCGATCGTGGCCAGCGAGATGCTGGCACAGGTCGACCTGTCGCTGATGGTCAAGGCGGGCGTGCAGTGGGGGCTGTTCGGCGGCGCGGTGATGGCCCTGGGCACCGAGCGGCACCACGACGCCTATCTGCGCGACATCGTCGCCGCCCGGCTGCTGGGCTGCTTCGCGATGACCGAGACCGGTCACGGCTCCGACGTCCAGCAACTGCGCACCACCTGCGTGTACGACCCGCGGACGCAGACCTTCGACCTGCACACCCCGCACGAGGCGGCCCGCAAGGACTACATCGGCAACGCGGCCCGGGACGGCCGGATGGCGGTGGTCTTCGCCCAACTGGTCATCGAGGGGCGGCGGCACGGCGTACACGCGTGGCTGCTGCCGATCCGCGATGAGCGGGGACGGCCGCTGCCCGGCGTGACCATCGAGGACGCCGGGCCCAAGGCCGGTCTGCTCGGCGTGGACAACGGGCGGCTCAGCTTCGACCACGTCCGGGTGCCGCGGGACATGCTGCTGGACCGGTACGCCCAGGTGGCCGAGGACGGCACCTACTCCAGCCCGATCGAGAACGACTCCCGGCGCTTCTTCACCATGCTCGGCACCCTGGTCCGGGGCCGGGTCAGCGTGGGCGGCGCCGCGTCCGCGGCCACCCGCGCGGCGTTGACCATCGCGATCCGCTACGGCGACGTGCGCCGTCAGTTCGGCACCCCCGACGCCGACCGTGAGGTGCTGCTCAACGACTACCTGGCCCACCAGCGCAAGCTGCTGCCCGCGCTGGCCACCACGTACGCCCTGCACTTCGCCCAGAACGAGCTGGTCACGACGCTCACCGAGGTGCAGGGCGGCGGCGAGCCGGTCGACGAGCACCGGCAGCGGGAGCTGGAGTCCCGGGCCGCCGACCTGAAGGCCCGACAGACCTGGCACGCCACCCGGACCATCCAGATGTGCCGCGAGGCGTGCGGCGGCGCGGGCTACCTGGCCGAGAACCGGCTGCCCGGACTCAAGGCCGACACCGACGTGTTCACCACGTTCGAGGGCGACAACACGGTGCTGCTGCAACTGGTGGCCAAGGGGTTGCTCACCGGCTACCGGGACGAGTTCGGCTCCCTGGACGGGTGGGGGCGGGCCTCCTTCGTCGCCGACCAGGTCCGCGAGATGGTGCTCGAACGCACCGCCGCCCGTTCGCTCATCGAGCGACTGGTCGGTTCCGTGCCCGGCCGGGACGAGGAAGTCGCCGTCACCGACCGCGGCTGGCAGCTCAAGCTCTTCGAGGACCGTGAGAGGCACCTGCTCGACGGCGCGGTGCGGCGCCTGCGCAACGGCGCGACGACGAAGAAGGACCGGCCCTTCGACATCTTCAACGACGTCCAGGACCACGTCCTCGCGGTCGCCGCGGCGCACGTCGACCGGATCGCCCTGGAGGCGTTCGTCGCCGGCATCGAACGCACCGCGGACCCGGCCGCGCAGGCGTTGCTCTCCCGCGTCTGCGACCTGTACGTGCTCGGCGTCATCGAGGCCGACAGGGGATGGTTCCTGGAGCACGGCCGCCTCACCCCCGCGCGCTCGAAGGCGATCACCGCGGTGGTGAACGGGCTGCTCAAGGAACTGCGGCCGCACATGCGCACGCTCGTGGACGGGTTCGGGATCCCGGAGCTGTGGTTGCACTGCGCCGTGCTGCGCGAGGAGGCCGGTCGGCAGGAGGTCATGGCGGCCCGGGACGCCCGGTCCGTGTCCGACGCCGGCGACATGGGCCCGCGGCTCTGACCGGCGCGCGGTTCGCCGGAGAAGACGGGCCCGGGCGCGGCGACAGCTAGGCTCGTCCGCGTGGGCGCCCCGACCGGGGCGGTGACCCCGGAGGGGATCGGGTTGGTGGACGAGGACGTCTCGGGCGGGGCAGCCGCCGCCGGCCGGTGAACCCGTTCCACGCCCTCACCGGACTGGTCGGCCATTACGGCTATCCGGGACTCGCCCTCCTCGTCGGCGCGGAGGGCTTCGGCGTACCCACGCCAGGTCAGACCGCGATCGTCCTCGGCGCCGGATACGCGACGCACGGCCGGCTGACCGTCGTCGGGGTGGCGGTCACCGCGTTCCTGGCCGCGGTGGCCGGCGACAGCGTGGGCTACCTGATCGGTCGCTACGGCGGGCGTCGGTTGATCCTGCGCCACGGCCGCCGCGTGCGGCTCACCCCCGAGCGGTACGCGCGGATGGAGGCGGTAATGAACCGCCACGGCCCGAAACTCGTCGCGGCGGCTCGCTTCGTCGACGGCCTGCGGCAGTTCAACGGCCTCGTCGCCGGCGCCACCGGCATGCCCTGGCCCCGCTTCGTGCTCTGGAACGCGATCGGCGCCGCCGCCTGGGTCGGGCTGTGGACGACCGTCGGGTACACGGCCGGCGACCACCTGCGCGCCCTCGTCGTGGAGCTGCACCGGTTCCAGTGGTATCTGCTCGCCACCGCGGTCGTCCTCACGCTCGCGTACGTCGCGTGGTGGCTGACCCGCCGGTCGGCGCGCGACCGGCGATCGTCCTGAGGTCGAGCCCGCCGGCCCGCGGCTCCCCGACCTGCGAGGAGTGCGGCGCCCGCGGAGGGATCTGCCGGTCGCGGTCTCCGGCGGCTGCGAACCCGCCTAGCGGCGCGGCAGGTCCCGAGAAGGGTCCCGGTCGTCGGCCACGCCCGACGCCAGGCGGGAACGGTAGGCGCTGACCGCGGCGCGGTTGCCGCATCGGCCCTCGCAGTATCTCCTGGACCGGTTCTTGGACAGGTCCACCATGACGTTGTGGCACGTGGGACGGGCACACGAACGGAGCCGCCGGAACTCGCCCCGGCGGAGCAGGTCGGCGACGGCGATCGAGGTGCTGATCGCGAAGCGGGTCGCGAGCGGCGCGTCCACCGGGACGACCTCCAGGCGGTAGCCCCACGGGCCCCGGTTCACCAGCCGGGGCCGGGCGTCGAATTCGTCGAGCAGGTCGTTGACCGCGCACGCCGCGCCGTCCTCGGTCGTCTGCCAGAGTGCCCGCACCCGTGGGCGGAGGCCACGCAGTGTCCGCAGGTCGTCCGCGCCGCAGACCGGCCCCTCCCCGGTGTCCAGGAGAGGGGCCATCCGGTCGAGCGCGGCGTCGTCGGGTCGGGCGTCGTCCGCCGTGGTCGTGTTCGCCAGCGCCGCGGCGGCGACCAGAGCCACGGCCGTCTCGTCCGGGAGGACGGATCCGGTTCGCTCCGGGCGCCGGCGTGACCCGACCGGTGAGGCCGACCCGACACCCGGGGACGCCACGGCGCCGGCGAGCCCGGGGGTCACCGCGCGGTGGAGACCGGGGCCACCGGCCAGTCGATGTCCGAGGCCGACGCGCTGCTGGTGGTGCCCAGCACGGAGACGAGGACGGCAACGGCGATAACCAGGCACCTGCGCATTGTCAACTCCAGATCAGAGGGATGGGGATGTGGACAGAACCGGCGGTTGTGTCGCTCGGGTTGTCCGCCCCGCTACGCGATAACCTATCGACACCGGCCGGCTCTTGGCAAGGTGTTGCCTGACTTTGGCACGAATCAATTCACCGTTGGCAACTCGCGCACGGACGCGAGAAATCCTCGCTCGGACGTGACGTTGACCCGTCGCCCCCGGGAGCCCGCTCGGGCCACCGCCACGCACCTCCGTCGGCACCGCACCAGGGGCCGACGACTCGGGACGACCCGCTCCGACGTGCCGATTAAGCAGGGCAATTAGCCAGGTACCCGCAGAATTCGGCTTCTCCTCCGCCGCAGATCCCAGGACGAATGTGAAGCACCACGCAGATCCGACAAGGACGACAGAACCCGGGAGTCCCGCCTTGATCCGGGTCGTCGACCCGTTGCCAGGCGGTGGCAGCCGCAGGGCGGCGCTCCACGTATTCGGCACCGGTCACGCGTACCAGGAAGCGCGCTTTTGCCTACTTCATGCCAACAGTTTGCCTCGAATTTCTGCGGATCCCCTCCGCGCGCGGAACCGGGCCCCCGCCTCACGGCGACGACCCGGCTCCGGACGATTGTTGATCCGACTCGGTCAGCCCAGCACGCGCGTCAGCCAGCCGACGCGCGCCTGGTGGGCACTTCGGGACACGGTGGCGGCGGGCACCCACTCGTCGAAGCTGTGGAACGCGCCGGACCAGACGTGCAACTCCGCCTGCCCACCGGACTGCCAGATCCGGCTCGCGTACGCGATGCCCTCGTCCCGCAGCGCCTCGACCGAACCCACCTCGAGGTATGCCGGCGGCAGGCCGGACAGGTCGGCGGCCCGGGCCGGGGCGGCGTAGCAGGACACCGAGGCCGTCCCCCGGCGCGCACCGAGCAGCGCGGTCCATCCCGCCCGGTTGGACAGCCCGTCCCACAGGCCGACCCGGCCCAGCTGCCGGCAGGAGTCCGAGAGGCACCGGTCGTCCAGCATCGGGAACTGCAACAGCTGCCCCCGCGGTCGCGGGCCACCGCGGTCCCGGGAGAGCAGCGCCAGCCCGGCCGCCAGCGCGCCACCGGCGCTGTTGCCGCTCAGCACGATGCGGTCCGGGTCGAGACCGAGCGGGCCGGCGTGGTCGGCGAGCCACCGCAGCCCCGCGTAACAGTCCTCCACCGGGGCCGGATCCGGGTGCTCGGGAGCCAGCCGGTAGTCGACCGAGACCACGGCCAGGCCCAGCGCCTGCGCCCGGTCGAGCTCCCCGGCCAGCTCCGTGCTGCGGTGGCTGCCGGCCACCATCCCGCCGCCGTGCGTGTGGTAGACCACGGGAACCGGCGCCGGGACGTTCGCCGGACGACAGATCAGCAGGGGGACGTCGGGAGCGCCGGCCGGGCCGGGAACGGTCCGCTCCTCGATCTCGAACGCCCCGTCGCGGCGGATCTGCGCGTCGGTCAGCCGGCCGGCGCGGGACCGGCGCCGCCGGTCGGCGACGAGGTCCGCGGTCAGCGGCATCGGCAGCTCCGACAGGATCTCCGCCAGCGGACCGGCCAGTTCGGGGTCGAACGGCGGTGGGGCGGCGGCCACCGGGCGGGTCACGGTCCCGGTCATCAGGCCTCCTCCAGCACGGCCAGGGCGTCCACCTCGAGCAACAGGTCGGGGCGGTAGAGCGCGACCACCTGGACCACGGTGCTGGCCGGCGGCCGGGCGGTGTCGATGAACTCGTCCCGGACCGCCAGCACGGTCGGCAGGAACGCGACGTCGGTGACGAACCAGGTGAGCTTGACGACGTCGTCGAAGCCGCCGCCGGCCGCGGCCAGGCACCGGCCCATGTTGGTGAAGACCTGCCGCGCCTGCGCCTCGGGGTCGCCGGCCCCGACCAGCTCCCCCTCGGCGTCGAACGCCATCTGCCCGGCGATCGCGGCGAGCCGGCCCCGCCCGACGACGACGTGGGTGTAGCCGGAACTCGGCTGCACGCCGGCCGGCTCGCTCAGGTGTGTGATCCGTGGTGCTGGCACAGGTGTCCTCCCGAGGATGCGGTGATGGGTGGGTGTGACGGCGGCCGGTCAGCGCGCGCGCAGCCGGACCGGCAGGCTCTGCGGGCCGTTCACCGCGATCGAGGCGACCCGGCGGCCCGGACCGTCCAGCTCGATCGCGTACGCCCCGTCCAGCAGCTCGGAGAAGAGCACCCGCATCTGGGCCCGGGCCAGCGTGGCGCCGATGCAGAAGTGCTCACCGACGGCGAGGGCGATGTGCCGGTTCGGGGTCCGCGAGATGTCGAACCGGTACGGGTCGGTGAACATGTCCTCGTCCCGGTTGGCCGAGGGGAGCCAGAGCACGACCTTGTCACCGGCGGCGATGGACCGACCGTGCAGCTCGGAGGGGCGGGTGGCGGTCCGCACGCTGTGGGTGGCGCTCGACGTCCACCGCATGATCTCCTCGATCGCGCCGGGCAGCAGGCTCCGGTCCCGCGCCAGGCGACGCCACTCCCCCGGGTGTTCGAGGAGCGCCTGCACGCCGCCGATGAGGGCGAGCCGGCCGTTCTCGGTGGCCCCGATGAGGTTCTCGCAGTTGAGCACGACCTCGATCTCGGTGAGCAGCTCACCGCCCACGGTGCCGTGCAGCAGGGCGCTGACCAGGTCCCCGGTCGGTTCCTCCATCCGCCGGTACAGCAGGTCCAGGAAGTACTCGACGATGTCGGGGTGGGAGACGAGCGAGCTGTGGGCCGCGAACGCCTCGTCGGTCCACCGGTACAGCCGGTCGTGGTCGGCCTCGGGCACCCCGAGGATGTGCGCGATCACCGCCAGGGACAGCCGGCCCGCGATGTCGGTGGCGAAGTCGCAGGTCTCGCGTGCCGCCGCGTCGTCGAGGACCCGGCGGACAGCGGCCTCCACGTAGCCCTCCAGCGCGCGTACCGCGCGGGTGTTGAACCAGCCGGCCATCAGCGACCGCAACTGCTTGTGGCGGGGAGCGTCGGTGAGCGCGAGCGTCAGACCGCCGCCGGGGTCGGGGCCGACCACGGCCGGCCGCAGCAGCACCCCCTGCGCCGAGCTGAACGTGGTGCTGTCCTGGTAGACCGCGCGGATGTCGGCGTACCTGGTCAGGGACCAGAACGCCGGCAGCTCGCCCGCGTGCTGCCGGTGCACCGGGGCGTGGGCGCGCATCCACGCCCACAGCGGGTGCGGGTCGCCCTCGGCGTACAGCTCCGGGTCGGTGAGCCGGGACAGCGACGGCGCGTGCGGCCCGGCCGGATCGAAGGTGGTGGCCGGTACGGCGCTGATGGTCATGCCCGGGCTCCCGTCGCCTGGCTGTACACGTGCTCGGTGAAGTACTTGGCGAGGTCGTGCGCGGTCTTCGCGGTGACCGCGGTGGGGTGGTAGGCGATCTCCAGCCGCAGTCCGTCGCCGTCGGGCCACAGCTCGGCGTGCAGGTCCAGGGGCAGATCGAGATACGGCTGCCGGGCGAAGGTGACGCGGGCGCCGGGCAGCCGCAGCTCGGGCACGGCGTTGTCCTGGCAGGCGAACAGGGTCTGGTAGGCCGGTGGCCGTCCGGCCGGGCCGAGCAGGTGGGTTCCGGACAGGCTCTGGGCCGCGAGCCCCTGCCGGACGGCGGCGGCCACCGACCGCACGGCCGCGCCGTCGCCCGCGCACGCGGCGTCACGCAGCCGCAGGCAGAGCATGCTGATGTGGCAACCGATCGCGCGTCGCAGCGCGGGGTCGTCGCGGCGGGCCACCGGCACCCCGAAGGCGAGGTCCCGCTGACCGGTGACGTCGGCGACGCTCGCCGCCCACAGGGAGAGCAGCACGACGAAGCGGGTGACGCCGGCCGTGGTGGCGGTGGCGTCGACGGCCGCGAGCGCGTCCGCGTCCAGCCTGGCCTCCACCCGCTCGGGCGGCCGGCGGCCCCCGGCCCGCACGATCGCGCCGGTCGGCGCCGCCCCGGCGTCGGGGCCGACGCCCGGGTCGTCGCCGTCGAGGGACGGCCACCGCAGCGGCGGCACGCCGGCCAGGTCGACCCGGGTCTCGGCGAGGCGGCGTTCGGGCTCGGCCAGGCGGTCGCGGGCACGCGCGGCGCGGGCCAGGTCGGCCAGGGCCGGGCCGGTGCCGAGCGCGGCCGCGACCCGGTCGGGGCCGGCGCCGGCCAGGGCGGCCCGGTACGCCGTGCCGAGGTCCTCGGCGAGCACGGCCTCGGACCAGCCGTCGAAGGCGACGTGGTGCACCGCGCATCCGAACACGGCCGTGGCCGGCGCGGGCGCCGGCCGGTCGACGGGAACCAGGACGGTGTGCCAGATCCGGGCGTCCTGCGGCGCCAACGGCGCGGCGAGCGCCGCGCGGGCGGCGGCCCGGGCCGCGTCGACGCGGTCGTGCGACGGCAGCACGGTCAACGCGGGCGCGGGCACGTCGTCGGGGTACGCCGCCGGCTCCGGGTCGAGCAGGTACGCCGCGCGCAGCGACTCGTGCCGCAGGTGCACCGCCTCGATCGCCCGGGCCAGGGCCGCACGGTCGAGGTCGCCCTCGACGACCCAGCTGAGCAGGCAGTGCCCGGTGCGGTCGGCGGGGTTCAGCAGCTCCCGGGTGAGCTGCATGACCTGGACGGTGGTCAGCGGGGCGGCGTCGTCGTCGGAGGCCGGCGCGGCGGGCTCCGGTGCCGGGTCCGGGACGGCGATCGCGTCGGACAGCCGGCGCGCGAGACCCGCGACGGTCGGGTACTCGTAGAGCCAGGACACCGGTACGGGGGTGCCGGTGCGGGCGGTGAGACGGGCACACACCCGGCCGGCGTCGAGCGAGGTCAGGCCCAGTTCGGGGAAGGGGGTGCCCAGCCGGACCGTGCCGGCGCCGAGGACGGCGGCGACGCACTCCGCGACGTCGCGCAGCACCGGGTCGTCGAGGGTGGCCGGGTCGGCGCCGACGACCGGATCCGGGTGGGCGACCGGCGGCGCCAGCGCCAGCAGCGCCCGCTCGTCGAGCTTGCCCTGGGCGGTGAGCGGGAACGCGGCGACACCGACCACCGCGGCCGGGCGGTGGTGGGCGACGAGCGCGTCGCGGAGCCGGGGCAGGGCGTCGGTCAGCGGAGCGTCGGCGCGGTCGGGGACGCAGAACGCGATCAGCTCCCGGTCACCGCGCCCGTCGGTGCGGGCGACCACCCGGCACTGCCGCACCTGCGGAAGCAACTCCTCGATCTGGCGCTCGACCTCGGCCGGCTCCACCCGGTTGCCACGGATCTTCAGCTGCCGGTCGGTCCGGCCGGTCAGGTGCAGCAGGCCGTCGTCGGCCCAGTTGCCGAGGTCCCCGGTGCGGTAGACCCGGACGTCACGACCGTCGAGGCGGACCCGGGTGAACTTGGCGGCGGTGAGGGCGGGGTCACCGAGGTACCCGATCGCCAGCCCGTCGCCGGCCAGGCAGATCTCCCCGGTCTCGCCGACCGCGCACGGGCGCTGCCCGTCCAGCACGTACACCTGCGTGCCGGGCACCGGCCGCCCGAGCGGGATGCCGCCGGGTCGGTCGCAGTCGTCCGGGCGGATCCGGTGGGTGGTGGCGAAGATGGTGCACTCGACCGGGCCGTAGCCGTTGAGCAGGACGACGTCGGGGTGGCGCGCCAGGAAGCGGCGGACGTGCGGCACGGACAGCCGCTCCCCGCCGATCATCACCTGGCGCAGCCCCCGGAACGCGTCCGGGTCCTCGTCCACCAGCAGGTTGAACAGGCTCGCGGTGCACCACACGGTGTTCGCGCCGTGCCGGGCCGATCCCTGGCGCAGGGCCGAGGCGGAGAGGTAGGGATCGGCGACGATCAGGGAGGTGCCGCCGTTGAGCAGGGCGGACCACAGTTCGAGGGAGAAGGCGTCCCAGGCGGTGGCGGCGGCGAGGGGGGTCACCGTCGTGTGGTCGAAGCGGGCGAAGCCGCCGGGTTGCAGCAGGCGGGCGGTGGCGCCGTGCGGGCTGACCACCCCCTTGGGCCGGCCCGTGGTGCCCGAGGTGAAGAAGACGCAGCAGGCCGCGGTGGGGTCGACGGCCACCGGTCGGAAGCCGGGGGGCGCGGCGACCGGCGCGGCCGCGACCGGCCACGCCGGCGCCGGGAGGTCTCCGGCCGGCTCGTCGCCGGTGACCACGAGCGGCGGTCGCAGGTCCGCGAGCACGGCGTCGCGCCGGGGCGCGGGCCACTCCGGCGGCAGCAGGCAGTAGGCGGCGCCGGCCTTCAGCACCGCCAGCAGCGCGACGACCAGGTCGAGGCCGCGGGGCAGCAGGATCGGCACCCGGTCGCCGGGGCGTACCCCGGCGGCGACCAGCCCGGCGGCCCAGGCGTCCGCGGTGGCGTCGAGCCGTGCGTACGTGAGGGCGCGGGCGCCCTCGACGACGGCGACGCCGGCGGGCCGCGACCGTGCCTGCCGGGCCACGGTCTGGTGCAGCCCTTCGGCCGGCGCGGTGTTGGGCGCGCCGACCGTCCATCGTGGGTCTGGTTGCACGCTGCCTCTCCCCTCGT
Coding sequences within it:
- a CDS encoding DUF4188 domain-containing protein; amino-acid sequence: MRTRDFSRAPAQARAGAMFIGGTRYANPLVLLRLAPDWFRMVRDMRRMSGYCWHTVYWQFPLTLGTIAFFTDRDAMLRFARTRHHRRLMTWLTDGTRNATAGFIRLYTASPDGYSNGAWRAEDGAMGHIDTFTPLGAETTGPAVRR
- a CDS encoding CGNR zinc finger domain-containing protein, with protein sequence MALVAAAALANTTTADDARPDDAALDRMAPLLDTGEGPVCGADDLRTLRGLRPRVRALWQTTEDGAACAVNDLLDEFDARPRLVNRGPWGYRLEVVPVDAPLATRFAISTSIAVADLLRRGEFRRLRSCARPTCHNVMVDLSKNRSRRYCEGRCGNRAAVSAYRSRLASGVADDRDPSRDLPRR
- a CDS encoding phenylacetate--CoA ligase family protein, giving the protein MAETLHRPAVLRTVETPMPAVAALSLVARVVAALVRLVGRRPAGWRWLARHHHPLLDGLAEANARATCVRAARRVPAYRAFLRARPAGVRRRLRDFPETDKLGYVVAHAAAARCWRGRLPRQGVVVDESAGSSGRPFNWPRGERELRAVHRDIAGYTGLAFPMRRPFVINAYSMGAWATGTTTGAAMARIAVVKNTGPDLGKIVDTLREFGPDFDYLVTAYPPFLKHLRDRLDAEDFPWSRYRIFGSCGGEGMTEALRDYLEQRFVRVRSAYGASDLTIGIGAETRFTVWLRRRLRTDAALRAELLGPGEQRLPMVFQYNPFATWLETNERRELVCTVTGPHVLQPRLRYNVGDEALLVPYRRIVELAAADPVRRAEFRTAVAEERMTLPVLLLFGRADSTVSYLGANLYPQDVEYGLYTGNPHAAQISRFCLALHEDAALETRPVIHVELRRPLAAAQRAALADACRDGVRRHLASVSRDFAQSLVEDPAAGDLRVELHEADHGPFAGQQKLKNAYLVR
- a CDS encoding acyl-CoA dehydrogenase family protein is translated as MTSSTEVLMTHVPGPVDPARLREVLDGPWAAVRDAHRTQLDERFLPVYGETGDEARARITRLLAELPTGMGMPSAFPAEYGGRSDIGGSIVASEMLAQVDLSLMVKAGVQWGLFGGAVMALGTERHHDAYLRDIVAARLLGCFAMTETGHGSDVQQLRTTCVYDPRTQTFDLHTPHEAARKDYIGNAARDGRMAVVFAQLVIEGRRHGVHAWLLPIRDERGRPLPGVTIEDAGPKAGLLGVDNGRLSFDHVRVPRDMLLDRYAQVAEDGTYSSPIENDSRRFFTMLGTLVRGRVSVGGAASAATRAALTIAIRYGDVRRQFGTPDADREVLLNDYLAHQRKLLPALATTYALHFAQNELVTTLTEVQGGGEPVDEHRQRELESRAADLKARQTWHATRTIQMCREACGGAGYLAENRLPGLKADTDVFTTFEGDNTVLLQLVAKGLLTGYRDEFGSLDGWGRASFVADQVREMVLERTAARSLIERLVGSVPGRDEEVAVTDRGWQLKLFEDRERHLLDGAVRRLRNGATTKKDRPFDIFNDVQDHVLAVAAAHVDRIALEAFVAGIERTADPAAQALLSRVCDLYVLGVIEADRGWFLEHGRLTPARSKAITAVVNGLLKELRPHMRTLVDGFGIPELWLHCAVLREEAGRQEVMAARDARSVSDAGDMGPRL
- a CDS encoding DedA family protein, whose product is MNPFHALTGLVGHYGYPGLALLVGAEGFGVPTPGQTAIVLGAGYATHGRLTVVGVAVTAFLAAVAGDSVGYLIGRYGGRRLILRHGRRVRLTPERYARMEAVMNRHGPKLVAAARFVDGLRQFNGLVAGATGMPWPRFVLWNAIGAAAWVGLWTTVGYTAGDHLRALVVELHRFQWYLLATAVVLTLAYVAWWLTRRSARDRRSS